DNA from bacterium:
GCGAGTCCTCCTGATCCTGTCGCTGCTGGCCGGCGCGGCCGCACAATCCGCAGCCCGCAACGAGAACGCCCCGCCCCCCCCCCGCATCTATCGGACGGCCCGCGTGAACGGCGCGAAGCCGGTCCTGGACGGCCGCGTCGACGACCCCGCCTGGCATCACGTGGCGTGGTCGGGCGAGTTCGTCCAGCGCATGCCGGAGGATGGCGCAGCACCCGCGGCCCAGACCGAGTTCAAGATCCTCTACGACGACCAGGCCCTCTACTTCGGCTTCCGCATGCACGACGATCCGTCGCTGGTGCGCAGCCTGCTGGCCCGCCGCGACTGGTTTCCCGGCGATTGGATCGAGGTGAACATCGACAGCTACCACGACCAGAGGACGGCCTTCTCGTTCACGCTCAGCCTTTCCGGCACGCGCGGCGACGAGTTCGTCTCCAACGACGGCAACAACTGGGACGGCAGCTGGGACCCCGTATGGGAGGGCGCCACCCGCATCGACGAAGGGGGGTGGACGGCGGAGATGAGGATTCCCCTGAGCCAGCTGCGCTTCGACGGCGCGGAGGAGCAGGTCTGGGGCCTGCAGGTGCAGCGCCGCATCTTCCGCGAAGAGGAGCGATCGACCTGGCAACAGATCCCCAGGGACGTCTCCGGCTGGGTCAGCAACTTCGGCGAGATCCACGGCATCCGCAGCATCGAGCCGGCGCGGCGCATCGAGATCATGCCCTACTCCGTCGCCCGGACCGAGACCTTCGCGAAGATCGAGGGCGACCCCTACCGCGACGGCAACGCGTCGGACGTCGATATCGGCATGGACGGCAAGATCGGACTGAGCAGCGACCTCACCCTGGACTTCACCATCAATCCGGACTTCGGTCAGATCGAGGCGGATCCCTCCGAGGTTAACCTGACCGCCTTCGAGACATACTTCAGCGAGAAGCGGCCCTTCTTCATCGAGGGCGCGAACATCCTGGATCTGCCCCTGGCGCCGGCCATCACCGGCGGCCATTTCACGCGCGACCGGCTCTTCTACTCGCGGCGCATCGGCAAGCGTCCGGCCCACTCCCCTGACCTGGACGACGACGAGTACGCGAAGGCGCCCGGGAACACCTCGATCCTCGGCGCCGCCAAGCTGACGGGCAAAACAGCGGACGGCCTGTCCATCTGCATCCTCGAGAGCGCCACGGCCCTCGAAAGGGCCGCCGTGACCGGCCCCGCGGGCGAGAGCGAGACGGCCGTGGAACCGGGCACCAACTACTTCGTGGGACGCGCGATGCAGGACTTCCGCGACGGGGATACGGTGATCGGCGCCATGATAACCGCAGTCAACCGCGACATCGAGGATCCCCAGCTCGAGTTCCTGCGGCGCAGCGCCTACGCCGGAGGCGTGGACCTGCAACACTGCTTCCACGACCGCGACTTCCGTCTGGAGGCCCGTTTCTTCGGCAGTCGCCTGCGCGGCACCGCCGAGTCCATCGACGCGGCACAGACCGCCTCTGCCCGCTACTTCCAGCGTCCGGACAACGATCACACGGACTACGATCCTACCCGGACGACCCTGGGCGGCTCGGCCGGTTCGCTGCTGCTGACACGCACCGGCAACAACAGCAGCCTGATGTTCCAGACCGGCGCCGCCTTCCGCTCGCCGGGCTTCGAGATCAACGACATCGGCTACATGCGCCGCGCCGACGAGATCAACCAGTCGACCTGGGTGGGCTACACGCGGCGCAACCCCTTCTCGATCTTCAACTACTGGCAGCTCAACGGGAACCAGTGGCTGAACTGGGACTGGGGCGGCAACTTCCTCGGCGCCGCGGTCAACATGAATTCGAGCTGGGAGTTCAGGAACCGCTGGGGCGGCTACTGGGGCGTGTCCCGCACCTTCGCGCAGACGTCCAACACGGCCCTGCGCGGCGGGCCGTCGATGGAGTTGCCGGGCGACACGGAGGCGAGCTTCAACCTGTGGTCGGATTCCAGCAAGGACGTGCGCTCCAGCCTGGGCGGCTGGTTCGACAAGGGCGACGCGTCCTACTTCGACGTCTGGAACGGCTGGATCAGCCTCGCGGCGCGGCCGAGCAACGCGCTGCAGATCAGCCTCAACCCCGGCTTCACGCGCAACCTGCACGACATGCAGTACGTGGACACCGTCTCCCACGACGGCGAGGACCGCTACCTGTTCGGACACGTCGACCAGCGCACCTTCTCGCTGACCTTCCGGCTCGACTACTGCGTCACGCCCAACCTGACCGTGCAGTACTACGGCTCCCCGTTCGTCTCGTCCGGCAGCTTCGGCGCCTTCAAGCGCATCACCGACCCGCGGGCGGACGCGTACGCCGATCGTTCCCACGCCTTCGGCTCGGGCGAGATCGCCTACGACACCGTGGACGCCGTCTACGAGGTGGACGAGAACGGCGACGGCGCGGCCGACTACGAGATCGGCGATCCCGACTTCAACTTCCGGGACTTCAACTCGAACCTGGTGGTGAGATGGGAGTACGAGCCCGGTTCCACCCTGTTCGTGGTGTGGTCCCAGTCCCGCAGCGACTTCCTGTCCAGCGGGGCCTCCGACCTCGGGAACGATCTCGACGGGCTCTTCCGGGTGCACCCGCACGACGTGTTCCTGTTGAAGTTCAACCGGTGGTTCTCGCTGTAGGGACTGGCGTCCTCCCGTGCCCGGATAGTCCCGCGATCAGCCGCGCCGCTGCTCCTCGAGAAGCTGCTCGAAGCGGGTGAGCTGG
Protein-coding regions in this window:
- a CDS encoding carbohydrate binding family 9 domain-containing protein, encoding MRVLLILSLLAGAAAQSAARNENAPPPPRIYRTARVNGAKPVLDGRVDDPAWHHVAWSGEFVQRMPEDGAAPAAQTEFKILYDDQALYFGFRMHDDPSLVRSLLARRDWFPGDWIEVNIDSYHDQRTAFSFTLSLSGTRGDEFVSNDGNNWDGSWDPVWEGATRIDEGGWTAEMRIPLSQLRFDGAEEQVWGLQVQRRIFREEERSTWQQIPRDVSGWVSNFGEIHGIRSIEPARRIEIMPYSVARTETFAKIEGDPYRDGNASDVDIGMDGKIGLSSDLTLDFTINPDFGQIEADPSEVNLTAFETYFSEKRPFFIEGANILDLPLAPAITGGHFTRDRLFYSRRIGKRPAHSPDLDDDEYAKAPGNTSILGAAKLTGKTADGLSICILESATALERAAVTGPAGESETAVEPGTNYFVGRAMQDFRDGDTVIGAMITAVNRDIEDPQLEFLRRSAYAGGVDLQHCFHDRDFRLEARFFGSRLRGTAESIDAAQTASARYFQRPDNDHTDYDPTRTTLGGSAGSLLLTRTGNNSSLMFQTGAAFRSPGFEINDIGYMRRADEINQSTWVGYTRRNPFSIFNYWQLNGNQWLNWDWGGNFLGAAVNMNSSWEFRNRWGGYWGVSRTFAQTSNTALRGGPSMELPGDTEASFNLWSDSSKDVRSSLGGWFDKGDASYFDVWNGWISLAARPSNALQISLNPGFTRNLHDMQYVDTVSHDGEDRYLFGHVDQRTFSLTFRLDYCVTPNLTVQYYGSPFVSSGSFGAFKRITDPRADAYADRSHAFGSGEIAYDTVDAVYEVDENGDGAADYEIGDPDFNFRDFNSNLVVRWEYEPGSTLFVVWSQSRSDFLSSGASDLGNDLDGLFRVHPHDVFLLKFNRWFSL